A window of Streptomyces sp. NBC_01224 genomic DNA:
TCTTTGGCGGGGCCGTCTTCCGGGCGGCGGGCTTCTTGGCCGGAGCAGTTTTCTTCGCAGCCGTCTTCTTTGGCGGGGCCGCCTTCCGGGCGGCAGACTTCTTGGCCGTCCGAGGCTTCTCTCCGCGGGCTGGAGCGGCCTTCTTGCGTGCCGCGCCCCCTCTGGGCTGGGCTGGTTGGAGAGAACTGCGGCGCCGCTTCGGCTGCCTCTCTTCCGGCTCTTCCTCTTCCTCGTATTCTTCTTCAGGCTCTTCCTCCTCTTCCTCCTCTTCCTCAGCCTGGTCCTCTTCGTACTCGGCCTCCGGCTCTTCCTCTTCCTCTTCCTCTTCCGGTTCCTCCTCTTCCTCGTACTCCGCGCCTCCCTCTTCCTCCTCGTACTCCTCCTCGTCCCCCTCATCCTGCTTCTCGCCGAGCCGCGCCGTGCGGTCGCTGAGGGCGTCGGCCAGGGAACTCATGCCCCGGTCGGCGGCGGCAGCCACTGCCTTACGGCCTGCGTCGAAGACTTCCCCTTTCAGCTGCTCCTGCAGCTCGGCGAACTGGGGAATCTCTCCGAGTCTGCGCATCCCTTCGGCGGCAAGCTGTCGGGGTTCAAGGCCGAATCGTCTCCCTGCCAGATACGTCGCTATGGTCAGCGCCAGCCGGCCCTTCTTCGTCCGGCCCAGCACATAGCCGCCCACTACAGCGGCCGCGAGGGCCACCTTGGCTGTGTCATCCATGAGTGCGCCACCTTCGATCGTTCGGTGCGGGGCCGACCTGTGCAGCATGCAGCCGGTCGATCAGCCCTTCCTCTTCCCGGTTCGAAATCCTCCGTGCTGATATCTCCGTCTTCAAACTCCCGGTTAAGTACAGCCAGCTGGGCACTGAGCATTCCTGGGTGGTGCAGGTCGCGCTCGGCAGCGTCGTTGAGCTTCTCTGCAACCCAGATCACTCCGCGGACCGGTGTGTTGGGGAGCGTGAGAAGTCCTGTGATCAGTCCCATGTCAGACTCCGGCGGCCTGCACGTGAGTGCCTGCAGCGGCGACGACGTTGCAACAGGGCAGGCGGGCCCGCAAGACGCAGCTCGACGTGTTCGCGGTGCGCGCTTCCGAATTGCTCCGCCGCGCTTCGGAAGTCGTCGTTTTCGCCACGCGGCTGTCGTAGAAGTGTTCCCGTCGCGCGGCCGACGTTCTTCTGCCATGCATCCAAGTCTGATCGGTATCGGGCGCCTCGCACCTTGAGGAGCTGTCGGGCGCACCAGCCGGGGTGGGCGACAGTTTTGGTGATCGATGTTTTGGCGGTGTAGCGGACGACGGTGCACGAGCCCATCCTTTGCATGGCTGCGGGGTCCAGGTGCCGGTCGTATGGTCACGCTGCCAGCCGGGTGCACGAAGGGCTGTTCCACGACTGTGGTCGTGGCGTGTGCGAGTCCACGCCGGGCAAGGGCGAGCCACACGCTCCGCGTAACTGCGGCGCGCGACGTTGCAGCCAGGAGCACCACTCTCGCCGCCACCTGGCGGTCGAGCGCTCCACCCGCTATCTGATGCTCGTACATCTGCCGTGCGGCCACAGTGTCCTGGCCACCCGTAACGCTCTCGCCGCGACGGTCCAATCCCTTCCGCCGCACCTGTGGCTTTCCCTGACCTGGGACCAGGGCGTGGAGGTGGTGGCCGCCGAACTCAACAGCCGACCACGAAAGACGCTCGGCTGGGAAGCCCCAGCCGAGCGTCTCGCTAAAGCTACTGGACTCAGTCAGCTGACCAGCAGTGTTGAGACGACCCCTCGAATCCGCCAGCCACCGGGCATCGGTGGGAAGACGAACTGTTGGGGCTGGTCCTCCCGTCCTGTCGCTCACCCCGTGTCCTGGGGCATTCCTTCGACGACTTCCGCCAGTCGTCGCAGCATGCTGCGGTGCCGAATCTGCGCAAAGGCGTCGAGAACTGTGTTGTGGAGACTCCCTCCCAGTCCGCGCAGCGGATGCTCGTCGAGAATGACCAAGGTCTTGTCGCCCCACGGCCGGATGTCGAAGGCGATCCGTGCCGTACCCAACGGCCCTCCGTGCGCTTCGAGTTCCAGCGCGCGCGGCGCGTCGAGGCGACGGACCGTCGTGCGTCCGTCGAACTCCTTCGGACCCACACGCACCGTGTATTTGATCGACGATCCGACTTCCGGCCAACGCCCGTCGCCCGGGCCGGAGTCGAAGGTCCCCACCACCCAGTCCGTGTAACGGCTCTCGTCCTCCAGAACTGCCCAGAGTACGGACGGTTCCCGGGCGATGAGCTGATGACGTACAGCCATGTGTGCTCCCATCCGGGACGCTGAATTCCCGACCCTGGTAGCGATCTGCGGGCAGGGCACCAACATCCGCATCGAGCAAGCATGCGGCACCCGAGCACACCGAGATCACAGCCGCCGCTGGACATCACATGGCCGCACGGGGAGCCGGAACAAGCA
This region includes:
- a CDS encoding histone protein, with product MDDTAKVALAAAVVGGYVLGRTKKGRLALTIATYLAGRRFGLEPRQLAAEGMRRLGEIPQFAELQEQLKGEVFDAGRKAVAAAADRGMSSLADALSDRTARLGEKQDEGDEEEYEEEEGGAEYEEEEEPEEEEEEEEPEAEYEEDQAEEEEEEEEEPEEEYEEEEEPEERQPKRRRSSLQPAQPRGGAARKKAAPARGEKPRTAKKSAARKAAPPKKTAAKKTAPAKKPAARKTAPPKKTAAKKTAPAKKPAARKTAPPKKTAAKKTAPAKKPAARKTTSSKRAASKRADRRR
- a CDS encoding gas vesicle protein GvpG codes for the protein MYEHQIAGGALDRQVAARVVLLAATSRAAVTRSVWLALARRGLAHATTTVVEQPFVHPAGSVTIRPAPGPRSHAKDGLVHRRPLHRQNIDHQNCRPPRLVRPTAPQGARRPIPIRLGCMAEERRPRDGNTSTTAAWRKRRLPKRGGAIRKRAPRTRRAASCGPACPVATSSPLQALTCRPPESDMGLITGLLTLPNTPVRGVIWVAEKLNDAAERDLHHPGMLSAQLAVLNREFEDGDISTEDFEPGRGRADRPAACCTGRPRTERSKVAHSWMTQPRWPSRPL
- a CDS encoding SRPBCC family protein, whose protein sequence is MAVRHQLIAREPSVLWAVLEDESRYTDWVVGTFDSGPGDGRWPEVGSSIKYTVRVGPKEFDGRTTVRRLDAPRALELEAHGGPLGTARIAFDIRPWGDKTLVILDEHPLRGLGGSLHNTVLDAFAQIRHRSMLRRLAEVVEGMPQDTG